The following coding sequences lie in one Arachis ipaensis cultivar K30076 chromosome B03, Araip1.1, whole genome shotgun sequence genomic window:
- the LOC107629426 gene encoding heat stress transcription factor A-5: MEGGAPQSTGGGAGGGPAPFLLKTYDMVDDSATDDIVSWNSSTNNSFVVWNPPEFARLLLPTYFKHNNFSSFIRQLNTYGFHKIHPERWEFANDDFIKDQKHLLKNIHRRKPIHSHSHPPGSVVDPERAAFEEEIEKLNREKSSIESNIFSFKQHQSTAKIHLEDFQQRLDGMEKRQKHLLNIFEKALQNPTFVEQLSQKIESIDLSAYNKKRRLPQVDDMQPVVESSFVDNPNNFRMEFGNVFHQDFSNKLRLELSPAVSDMNLVSRSTQSSNEHGESPQKKISEGEQTGIQTRTSVPFAPETLELADTGASFTFKMDSCLSQRVTNAESPKLCSLEPSSEEGDSHISCQLTLASCPFKVNRNSYSAKALQIDSQEIGKLAEPRFHSNSKESDGGVFSNRNGANDATNLASSLETPSNNQVTQPNRVNDVFWEQFLTERPGCSDNEEAISNYRGNPCDEQDEGRLNARNVKNMDQLTL; encoded by the exons ATGGAGGGAGGAGCGCCGCAATCCACCGGAGGAGGAGCAGGAGGTGGACCGGCGCCGTTCTTGTTGAAGACTTATGACATGGTTGACGATTCCGCCACCGATGACATCGTTTCTTGGAACAGCTCCACCAACAACAGCTTCGTTGTTTGGAACCCGCCGGAGTTCGCGCGCCTTCTTCTACCTACCTATTTCAAGCATAACAACTTTTCTAGCTTCATCCGCCAGCTTAATACCTAT GGATTTCACAAAATACATCCTGAACGGTGGGAGTTTGCCAATGATGATTTTATAAAAGACCAAAAGCATCTTCTTAAGAATATCCACCGCCGGAAACCTATTCACAGTCATAGTCATCCTCCCGGCTCTGTTGTGGATCCAGAAAGGGCAGCATTTGAGGAAGAAATTGAAAAACTTAACCGTGAGAAATCTTCTATTGAATCTAATATTTTCAGCTTCAAGCAACATCAGTCAACAGCGAAGATTCATCTAGAAGATTTTCAGCAGCGATTAGATGGTATGGAGAAGAGGCAGAAACATTTGCTGAACATTTTCGAGAAGGCTCTTCAGAATCCTACTTTTGTTGAGCAGCTTTCCCAGAAAATTGAGTCCATTGATTTATCAGCGTATAACAAGAAAAGACGATTGCCTCAAGTTGATGACATGCAACCTGTTGTAGAAAGTAGTTTTGTGGACAATCCTAACAATTTTAGAATGGAATTCGGGAATGTTTTTCATCAAGATTTCTCGAACAAACTCAGACTGGAATTGTCACCAGCTGTGTCAGATATGAACTTAGTGTCACGTAGCACACAAAGTTCAAATGAACATGGGGAAAGTCCACAGAAGAAAATATCTGAAGGAGAACAAACAGGAATCCAGACAAGAACATCTGTTCCATTTGCACCAGAAACATTGGAGCTTGCTGATACCGGGGCATCTTTTACTTTCAAGATGGATTCATGTTTATCACAAAGAGTGACGAATGCTGAGAGCCCGAAACTGTGCTCATTGGAGCCAAGTAGTGAAGAAGGTGATAGTCACATATCCTGCCAACTTACTTTGGCATCGTGCCCGTTTAAGGTCAACAGAAATTCATACTCAGCAAAAGCACTCCAAATAGACTCTCAAGAAATTGGCAAGCTGGCAGAGCCTAGGTTTCATTCCAACAGTAAAGAATCCGACGGTGGAGTTTTCTCAAACCGGAACGGAGCTAATGATGCAACCAATTTGGCTTCTTCACTGGAAACTCCAAGTAACAACCAAGTTACTCAGCCAAACAGGGTAAATGATGTGTTTTGGGAACAGTTCCTTACTGAAAGACCAGGCTGCTCAGACAATGAAGAGGCAATATCCAATTACAGAGGAAACCCATGCGATGAGCAAGATGAAGGAAGGTTGAATGCAAGGAATGTTAAGAACATGGATCAGCTTACACTTTAA
- the LOC107632425 gene encoding uncharacterized protein LOC107632425 produces MPEPVPSNMRDNGVDAVSKVNPTKLSWSLVVGVVRLYEMQNQWNPAKVYNVEMVLQDERGDRIHYSIPKQNIAIFKTLIREHGLYSMKNFIVKGWGKGVRTCGHKYKLNFYIKTSVSQLTNYISHVVGKEDVTNMETKSERECKPLAVYLEDLQKNRLKCTLFGDLVDKVEIFLDKADGQPLVMVTQLFKPHLYLNEINIQNSFHVSQIYINPDFPDIVIFRDSLMKEGDLCSQGITHIQSQPPHSVSDEINGDPIKSVEEILNMREESTCWMVGTIVSIEHGVRDWCYASCGSCPRKVQVNKNRTGCIKIIIWNYEARVMVGKTANEIMDGSKYDHGESYPKALNDILEKKFLFKLSISDDESITGLRSSQSSSMDTSGVDESILSSLATGG; encoded by the exons ATGCCTGAACCAGTTCCATCTAATATGCGAGATAATGGGGTTGATGCAGTTTCGAAAGTGAATCCAACGAAGCTGTCTTGGTCTctagtggttggagttgttagGCTGTATGAGATGCAAAACCAGTGGAATCCGGCTAAGGTTTACAATGTGGAAATGGTGTTGCAAGATGAACGG GGTGATCGAATCCATTACAGCATACCAAAACAAAATATCGCTATATTCAAGACTCTTATTCGAGAACATGGGCTTTATTCTATGAAGAATTTCATTGTGAAGGGTTGGGGGAAAGGAGTTAGGACCTGTGGTCACAAGTACAAGTTAAACTTTTATATCAAGACGTCAGTGTCACAGCTAACAA ACTATATTAGCCATGTTGTAGGTAAAGAGGATGTAACAAATATGGAGACAAAATCAGAAAGGGAGTGTAAACCTCTAGCGGTCTATTTGGAGGATCTGCA GAAGAATCGGTTGAAGTGTACCCTGTTTGGTGACTTGGTTGACAAAGTTGAAATTTTTTTAGATAAAGCTGATGGTCAGCCCTTGGTGATGGTGACTCAATTGTTCAAGCCTCATTTGTATTTGAATGAAATCAACATTCAAAATAGTTTTCATGTGTCTCAAATTTATATTAATCCTGACTTTCCTGATATTGTTATATTTAGAGATAG CCTGATGAAGGAAGGAGATCTATGCTCACAAGGGATCACTCACATTCAAAGTCAGCCACCACATTCTGTGTCCGATGAAATCAACGGGGACCCTATTAAGTCAGTTGAGGAAATTCTGAACATGAGGGAG gaaTCTACATGTTGGATGGTTGGCACTATAGTTTCTATTGAGCATGGTGTTCGAGATTGGTGTTATGCTTCGTGTGGATCCTGTCCTAGGAAAGTTCAAGTTAATAAAAATAG AACTGGGTGTATAAAGATAATCATTTGGAACTATGAGGCTCGGGTCATGGTTGGTAAAACTGCAAATGAAATAATGGATGGGAGT AAATATGATCATGGTGAATCCTATCCTAAAGCTCTAAATGATATACTTGAGAAAAAGTTCCTTTTCAAATTATCG ATAAGCGATGATGAATCTATCACAGGACTTCGTAGCTCTCAGTCATCTTCGATGGATACTTCT GGTGTTGATGAATCGATTCT
- the LOC107634147 gene encoding putative pentatricopeptide repeat-containing protein At1g12700, mitochondrial encodes MVPTQIASLSRFHLHQRMGTIFHSIFNLPPFASFHFPILHSTSITSATNLDDHDDDCERNSKRNDFRNSLRDKCKLGKLSNVGEALDLFHSMAMMKPLPSVVDFTLLLGVIVRMKHYTTAVSLVQYMNSSLGIKPDCFTLNIVINCLCRLKLTPFGFSVFATMFKLGLEPPLSTFTALINGLCMQGDVARAVGMVESLKKMGYQLDVYTYGVLINGLCKMGDTNAAIGWLHKMEERDCRSNVVVHSTIIDSLCKDGLVSEALNMFSEMCSKGIKPNIVTYSCLIQGLCNFGRWKDAASLLDEMMKVGMMPDLQTLNILVDAFCKEGKIMQAKSAIGFMILMGERPDAFTYNALIDRHCLQKEMNEAMKVFNLMVTRGCLPDIVTYTSLIHGWCMMKNINKVMHLLNEMVNAGFVPDVVTWTTLIGGFCRVGRPLAAKELFFSMHKHGQMPNLQTCAVILDGLCKSQLLSEATSLFELMEKSGLDLNIVIYNIMLDGMWAAGEVNGAWKLFSSLPAKGLQIHLYTYNIMVKGLCKQGLIDEAEDLLTNMEENGCPPNYSTYNVFVQGLLIKKDSSRSMKYLQIMTDKGFSVDATTTELIINYLSTNQGDSAFRDFLFPKR; translated from the coding sequence ATGGTGCCAACCCAAATAGCTTCTCTGTCTCGTTTTCACCTTCATCAACGCATGGGTACTATCTTTCACTCCATTTTCAATCTTCCTCCTTTTGCTTCTTTCCATTTCCCCATACTTCACTCTACTTCTATAACTAGTGCCACAAACCttgatgatcatgatgatgattGTGAGAGAAATAGCAAAAGAAATGACTTCAGGAACTCCTTGAGAGACAAGTGTAAGCTTGGTAAACTGAGTAATGTTGGTGAAGCTTTGGACTTGTTTCATTCTATGGCTATGATGAAGCCTTTGCCATCTGTGGTTGACTTCACTTTGTTGTTGGGTGTGATTGTGAGGATGAAGCATTACACAACTGCGGTATCTTTGGTTCAATACATGAATTCTTCTTTGGGCATAAAACCTGATTGCTTTACTCTTAATATTGTGATTAATTGCCTTTGTCGATTAAAGTTGACGCCTTTTGGGTTCTCTGTCTTTGCGACCATGTTCAAGCTTGGATTGGAGCCGCCTCTGTCGACTTTCACTGCTCTCATTAATGGGCTTTGCATGCAAGGCGATGTGGCTCGGGCAGTGGGGATGGTTGAAAGTTTGAAAAAGATGGGTTATCAATTGGATGTTTACACTTATGGAGTGTTGATTAATGGATTGTGTAAGATGGGTGACACTAATGCGGCTATTGGGTGGCTACACAAGATGGAAGAAAGAGATTGTAGATCCAATGTTGTAGTTCACAGCACAATTATTGATAGTTTGTGCAAGGATGGATTGGTGTCTGAGGCTTTAAATATGTTCTCAGAAATGTGCAGCAAAGGTATTAAACCAAATATTGTCACATACAGTTGTTTGATTCAAGGTCTTTGCAATTTTGGCAGATGGAAAGATGCTGCTTCCCTGCTGGATGAGATGATGAAAGTGGGGATGATGCCCGATTTGCAAACTCTCAACATTTTAGTGGATGCTTTCTGCAAAGAAGGAAAAATTATGCAGGCTAAGAGTGCAATTGGATTTATGATTTTGATGGGTGAGCGGCCAGATGCCTTTACCTATAATGCATTGATTGATAGACATTGTTTGCAAAAGGAAATGAATGAGGCCATGAAAGTATTTAACTTAATGGTTACTAGGGGCTGTTTACCTGACATTGTAACTTACACTTCACTTATACATGGATGGTGTATGATGAAAAACATAAATAAGGTTATGCATCTTTTGAATGAAATGGTCAATGCTGGATTTGTTCCTGATGTTGTCACTTGGACCACTCTTATCGGTGGGTTTTGTCGAGTTGGTCGACCATTGGCTGCAAAAGAACTCTTTTTTAGTATGCACAAACATGGCCAGATGCCCAATCTCCAGACTTGTGCTGTTATATTGGATGGTCTATGTAAATCCCAGCTTCTTTCCGAGGCAACATCGTTGTTTGAATTAATGGAGAAGAGTGGTTTGGATCTTAACATCGTGATTTATAATATTATGCTTGATGGAATGTGGGCTGCTGGAGAAGTAAACGGGGCGTGGAAACTTTTTTCTTCTTTGCCTGCTAAAGGTCTGCAAATTCATTTGTATACTTATAACATTATGGTTAAAGGTCTCTGTAAACAAGGTTTAATAGATGAAGCTGAAGACTTACTTACTAACATGGAAGAGAATGGCTGCCCGCCAAACTACTCCACTTACAATGTCTTTGTCCAAGGGTTACTAATTAAAAAGGATTCTTCAAGGTCCATGAAATACCTTCAAATAATGACAGACAAAGGCTTTTCAGTAGATGCTACCACCACAGAATTGATTATCAATTACTTATCCACTAATCAAGGAGACAGTGCATTTCGAGATTTTTTGTTCCCAAAAAGATAG
- the LOC107629425 gene encoding protein BUD31 homolog 2 isoform X1 encodes MPKVKTNRVKYPEGWELIEPTLRELQAKMREAENDPHDGKRKCETLWPIFKIAHQKSRYIFDLYHRRKEISKELYEFCLDQGYADRNLIAKWKKPGYERLCCLRCMQPRDHNFATTCVCRVPKQLREEKVIECVHCGCKGCASGD; translated from the exons ATGCCGAAGGTAAAGACTAACCGTGTTAAGTACCCAGAGGGATGGGAACTCATTGAGCCTACACTCCGTGAACTTCAAGCGAAGATGAGGGAAG CTGAGAACGACCCTCACGACGGCAAAAGAAAATGCGAGACTTTATGGCCTATATTCAAGATTGCTCACCAGAAGAGTCGCTACATATTTGACCTTTACCATCGGAGGAAAGAAATTTCCAAAGAGTTGTACGAATTCTGTTTGGATCAAGGATATGCCGACCGCAATCTGATCGcgaaatggaagaag CCTGGTTATGAACGTCTGTGTTGCCTGAGGTGCATGCAGCCTCGTGATCACAATTTTGCCACCACTTGTGTTTGCAGAGTGCCCAAACAACTTAGGGAGGAGAAGGTTATAGAATGTGTTCATTGTGGTTGTAAGGGTTGTGCTAGTGGGGACTGA
- the LOC107629425 gene encoding protein BUD31 homolog 2 isoform X2, whose amino-acid sequence MKLVRLSYVAAENDPHDGKRKCETLWPIFKIAHQKSRYIFDLYHRRKEISKELYEFCLDQGYADRNLIAKWKKPGYERLCCLRCMQPRDHNFATTCVCRVPKQLREEKVIECVHCGCKGCASGD is encoded by the exons ATGAAACT TGTGCGTCTATCTTATGTTGCAGCTGAGAACGACCCTCACGACGGCAAAAGAAAATGCGAGACTTTATGGCCTATATTCAAGATTGCTCACCAGAAGAGTCGCTACATATTTGACCTTTACCATCGGAGGAAAGAAATTTCCAAAGAGTTGTACGAATTCTGTTTGGATCAAGGATATGCCGACCGCAATCTGATCGcgaaatggaagaag CCTGGTTATGAACGTCTGTGTTGCCTGAGGTGCATGCAGCCTCGTGATCACAATTTTGCCACCACTTGTGTTTGCAGAGTGCCCAAACAACTTAGGGAGGAGAAGGTTATAGAATGTGTTCATTGTGGTTGTAAGGGTTGTGCTAGTGGGGACTGA